The following proteins are encoded in a genomic region of Drosophila willistoni isolate 14030-0811.24 chromosome 3R, UCI_dwil_1.1, whole genome shotgun sequence:
- the LOC6646884 gene encoding importin-9, producing MSLQFQNDCGDSVKQAIIEDLQNLLSPDTSTLQQAERRIKQLEFTEGYGVYLSEIIMNQSQELPLRQIAIVMLTRYVEAHWTELEDRENGCLASEQAKRTIRNILPNGLYDPNSKIRSSVAHTISTIAATDYPQCWAELFDIIVKCLGGNEDSIHGALQVLQEFIYDVQQIKELGPVVIPEVYRIFDSEQNYSIKTRASAIRILKPLLRSIGTLITDKQEQSTMISSILNNFMEKLMHYLSMNSASGSNFLLRSEIIKVFTHLVTDMPKYINPYMDRILPIIWQLLTQIAETYVKVSVNQTEANPLATGDSEDDDEQTNFQTLIIQILEFINCILTCGKLRGSMKNVLADLIYITIVYIQLSEEQLEDWQDDPEKFVDDEDDGGVELTVRVCGRDVLLAINDEFGIKAIQPLQEALGRHFSVAEAEKAANNPNWWKIQEACMEAVHSFRDVIVDDESKFDLLNYLTIVRNLLVHQELPHLVGRSLWTLSTYSSSELYNPQMLSEILDVTLCSLSPEKFLILRISAVRSFHGFLQANESVEGQKRTLLVSKLPGFLDGIMALVPGCKASVLALLMEALTMMVKFDADFAYAAHGKIIPLVIAVFLKYAEDPYVLENVQDLIKALCQRKQCLGPLQEKFIPTIVSILSLTGEPAKEKQDIALDILNTIVKYTEAPLPSIMLDTVFPAMMNCVLQTDDHAVMVSGGECLRSFINVSPEQICSYKNGEGVNCIMQVAAILLNPMDSEMTAAGQIGRLIITIITKMGNMLGENVDMLLKAVISKMQNLECLKVIMNLVLIFAHLFLTQMDAVLNFLSTVPGPNGEPAMQFVLTNWLSRQNSFFGMYERKVTTMALCKLFEYGVATQDNRLTSITYKEQVEETSDDRRRTRSVASNQKWVTVTIPALVKIFKVLISEYQHFEESKTADEGCTDSEDDNDDAVDDGPGSASKPRYISDLCFETDDDSAEDEQLLQELLKESNYQGDIAENLQKFLTNFAQNEHFPNFYEHLNESERCTLLSKVQQQPK from the exons ATGTCACTGCAATTCCAAAACGACTGTGGCGACTCTGTAAAGCAGGCCATTATAGAGGATCTGCAGAATCTGCTTAGTCCGGACACATCGACGCTCCAGCAGGCAGAAAGACGCATCAAGCAGCTAGAATTCACAGAAG GATATGGCGTCTATTTGTCGGAGATTATAATGAATCAGTCGCAAGAGCTGCCGCTGCGACAAATCGCCATTGTCATGTTGACTCGATATGTGGAGGCTCATTGGACTGAACTGGAGGACAGAGAAAATGGTTGCTTGGCCAGTGAACAGGCAAAAAGGACCATTCGAAATATATTGCCCAACGGCTTGTACGATCCCAATTCAAAGATACGTTCATCCGTGGCCCATACGATATCCACAATTGCGGCCACAGACTATCCCCAATGCTGGGCAGAGCTGTTCGATATAATTGTAAAATGCCTGGGGGGCAATGAAGACTCTATCCACGGGGCATTGCAGGTCCTGCAGGAGTTCATCTACGATGTCCAGCAAATCAAGGAATTGGGACCGGTGGTAATTCCAGAAGTGTACCGCATTTTCGACTCTGAGCAAAACTATTCGATCAAGACAAGAGCATCGGCCATACGGATACTGAAGCCTCTGTTAAGATCAATAGGGACATTGATTACTGACAAGCAAGAGCAGAGCACCATGATCAGTTCCATCCTAAATAATTTCATGGAAAAGCTAATGCACTATCTGAGCATGAACAGTGCCTCGGGATCCAACTTTTTATTGCGCTCAGAGATTATCAAAG TATTTACCCATCTTGTCACCGATATGCCTAAATATATAAATCCGTATATGGATCGCATTTTACCCATCATCTGGCAATTGCTTACCCAGATAGCGGAAACGTATGTTAAGGTCTCGGTTAATCAGACTGAGGCCAATCCCTTGGCTACTGGCGACAGCGAGGACGACGACGAGCAAACAAACTTTCAAACTCTAATCATACAGATTCTAGAGTTCATCAATTGTATTCTCACATGCGGAAAACTTCGTGGCAGCATGAAGAACGTTCTAGCCGATTTAATATATATCACAATTGTGTATATTCAGCTAAGTGAAGAGCAGTTGGAGGATTGGCAAGACGATCCCGAGAAATTTGTGGACGATGAGGACGATGGCGGAGTAGAGCTAACAGTGCGCGTCTGTGGTCGGGATGTTCTCCTG GCAATCAATGATGAATTTGGCATCAAGGCCATTCAGCCGCTACAGGAGGCATTGGGTCGTCATTTTAGCGTAGCGGAGGCCGAAAAGGCGGCCAACAATCCAAACTGGTGGAAAATCCAGGAAGCCTGCATGGAGGCCGTACACTCTTTCCGCGATGTCATCGTTGATGACGAATCGAAATTCGATTTGCTCAACTATCTGACAATTGTGCGCAACCTGCTAGTGCATCAAGAGCTGCCTCATTTAGTGGGTCGCTCCCTTTGGACGCTAAGCACCTATTCCAGTTCGGAATTGTACAATCCACAGATGTTGTCGGAAATTCTGGATGTAACCCTATGCAGCCTGTCGCCGGAAAAATTCCTTATTCTGCGTATTAGTGCTGTGCGTTCCTTCCATGGCTTCTTGCAGGCCAACGAGTCGGTGGAGGGCCAAAAGCGAACCTTGCTAGTGTCCAAGCTGCCAGGATTTCTCGATGGCATAATGGCTCTGGTGCCAGGGTGTAAGGCTAGTGTGTTGGCTTTGCTTATGGAGGCTCTTACCATGATGGTTAAG TTTGATGCTGACTTTGCCTATGCTGCCCATGGCAAGATAATTCCACTGGTGATCGCCGTCTTTCTCAAATACGCCGAGGATCCCTATGTGCTGGAGAACGTCCAGGACCTAATCAAGGCCCTGTGCCAGCGCAAGCAGTGTCTCGGACCATTGCAGGAAAAATTCATACCCACCATTGTGAGCATTTTGTCGCTCACCGGGGAACCGGCCAAAGAGAAGCAGGACATTGCTCTAGACATTCTGAACACCATTGTGAAGTACACGGAGGCTCCCCTGCCCAGCATTATGCTGGATACTGTCTTTCCCGCCATGATGAATTGTGTTCTGCAAACGGATGACCACGCCGTGATGGTGTCCGGCGGGGAATGCCTGCGTAGTTTCATCAATGTGTCACCCGAACAGATATGCAGCTACAAGAACGGGGAAGGAGTTAATTGTATTATGCAGGTGGCTGCCATTCTACTCAATCCCATGGACAGCGAGATGACAGCGGCCGGCCAGATTGGTCGTCTGATAATCACGATTATCACAAAGATGGGCAACATGCTGGGCGAGAATGTGGACATGCTCCTCAAGGCTGTGATCAGCAAGATGCAGAATCTCGAATGCCTTAAAGTTATTATGAACCTGGTCTTGATATTCGCCCATCTCTTCCTTACTCAAATGGACGCTGTGCTAAATTTTCTATCGACAGTACCGGGTCCAAATGGTGAGCCAGCCATGCAATTTGTCCTTACCAATTGGCTGTCGCGGCAGAATTCCTTCTTTGGCATGTACGAGCGCAAG GTTACCACAATGGCGCTATGCAAACTCTTTGAATATGGCGTAGCTACTCAGGATAATCGGTTGACCTCCATCACCTACAAGGAACAGGTGGAGGAAACTAGCGATGACCGACGACGCACCCGTTCTGTGGCATCGAATCAGAAATGGGTCACTGTCACCATTCCTGCTCTGGTCAAAATCTTCAAGGTTCTTATCTCAGAGTATCAGCATTTCGAAGAGAGTAAAACGGCGGACGAAGGGTGCACAGATTCGGAGGACGACAATGACGACGCTGTGGATGATGGTCCAGGGAGTGCGTCTAAACCACGATACATCTCCGATCTGTGCTTTGAGACCGATGATGACTCTGCCGAGGATGAGCAACTATTGCAGGAACTGCTCAAGGAGTCCAACTATCAAGGTGACATTGCCGAGAATCTGCAAAAGTTCTTGACCAATTTTGCCCAAAACGAGCACTTTCCCAACTTCTATGAACATCTCAATGAGTCTGAGCGCTGCACTTTGCTTTCCAAGGTCCAGCAGCAACCGAAATAA
- the LOC6646885 gene encoding ATP-dependent DNA helicase 2 subunit 1, with the protein MTSWNPDIDVQLTDSEDEEDIAMKRDFHGREAILFVVDANLQERKERLMEAFQLISSAFISGMLVNDKDLMGLVFANTQHSPPPLETECLDNIVVPMNCAVFLPLRQLTKPIVEHYLQFIVSADELFATDYGLVENGRGNFAATIRLCIELLEKCGKKLNNAKIVYITDKDTPHPVASNEFQAALQKASDLEGKEFEFHVIPMIDEFDYEPFYKEFITLSRAIDIDAFQVPDAQLLREILADRKLKQDFLRRCLGHFTLKLGPNLAISAQYYNYFQRRAYPNKVHILREDNSVVRKKRVIMVREQDEETQDIKHEFQIKSTDGWYECKMGEENLRITNTQLNIVRDFHRPEMMLLGFKHRSSLPEVIYSKPANFMYPDDQNIIGSKKLFRALWQRCLEREKIAVCLFLAKRKSVPRYVALVPVEAEQSKDNNYRSLLSGDGFKIVYLPEAKHIRNIDLCDWNSTANTASDEEVDLFQKIIKKLRIDYQPNMINDPNLELLQSNLLALSLDIKTDDRGLARVQDPVVQDERIAKFLPEYEELFGNEIEPAKKRSAPRSEASVGASRAPKVAKIDGEQLGSNEYVNQLIADGRLTNCTVAQLCQILKTHFDVEPPKSMTKAKLVDRIKTLSS; encoded by the exons atgacATCTTGGAATCCAGATATTGATGTCCAGCTTACGGACTCTGAGGACGAGGAAGATATTGCCATGAAACGTGATTTCCACGGAAGGGAGGCGATTCTCTTTGTTGTAGACGCCAATCTTCAGGAACGCAAAGAACGTTTAATGGAGGCATTTCAACTTATAAGCAGTGCCTTTATCTCGGGCATGCTAGTCAACGATAAGGATTTGATGGGTCTGGTGTTTGCCAACACACAGCACAGTCCTCCACCGCTTGAGACAGAATGCCTGGATAACATAGTAGTGCCTATGAATTGTGCTGTGTTCCTACCGCTTCGGCAGTTGACCAAACCTATAGTGGAACACTATTTGCAGTTTATAGTTTCGGCGGATGAGCTTTTTGCCACAGACTATGGCCTGGTGGAAAATGGTCGTGGAAATTTCGCTGCAACGATCCGGCTGTGCATTGAACTTCTGGAGAAATGCGGCAAAAAGTTGAACAATGCCAAAATTGTCTACATAACGGATAAGGACACCCCACATCCTGTAGCCAGCAACGAATTTCAGGCAGCTCTGCAGAAAGCCAGCGATTTGGAGGGTAAAGAGTTTGAGTTCCATGTGATACCCATGATTGATGAATTTGACTATGAACCGTTCTACAAGGAGTTTATAACCTTGTCGCGAG CTATTGACATTGATGCCTTTCAAGTGCCAGATGCGCAACTTCTGCGCGAAATTCTAGCCGATCGCAAGCTAAAACAAGATTTCCTACGCCGCTGCTTGGGTCACTTCACTTTAAAGCTGGGCCCCAATCTAGCGATATCCGCGCAGTATTATAATTATTTCCAGCGTCGCGCCTATCCCAACAAAGTGCACATTCTGCGCGAAGACAACAGTGTGGTTCGCAAGAAACGTGTCATAATGGTACGCGAACAGGATGAAGAAACGCAAGATATCAAGCATGAGTTTCAGATAAAGTCAACTGATGGTTGGTATGAATGCAAAATGGGCGAGGAGAACCTGCGCATCACCAATACACAACTGAATATTGTACGCGATTTCCATCGACCTGAGATGATGCTGCTTGGCTTCAAGCATCGGTCGTCTCTGCCTGAGGTGATCTATAGCAAACCAGCTAATTTCATGTATCCCGATGATCAGAATATTATTGGATCCAAGAAGTTGTTTCGTGCTCTGTGGCAACGTTGTCTTGAGCGTGAGAAGATTGCTGTCTGCTTGTTCTTGGCCAAACGCAAATCGGTACCGCGTTATGTGGCTCTAGTTCCAGTGGAGGCGGAGCAGTCAAAGGACAACAACTATAGATCGCTGCTCTCTGGAGATGGTTTTAAGATTGTCTATTTGCCGGAAGCTAAGCATATTCGTAATATCGACCTGTGCGATTGGAACAGCACTGCCAATACGGCCAGCGATGAGGAAGTCGATCTCTTTCAGAAGATCATTAAAAAGCTTCGTATAGACTATCAACCAAATATGATTAATGATCCAAATCTCGAATTACTGCAATCCAATCTGCTTGCCCTATCGCTAGACATTAAGACTGACGATCGTGGACTTGCTCGTGTGCAAGATCCCGTTGTACAGGATGAACGCATTGCTAAATTCCTGCCGGAGTATGAAGAATTATTTGGCAACGAAATTGAACCCGCCAAGAAAAGATCTGCACCGAGATCCGAAGCTTCTGTTGGTGCAAGCAGAGCGCCCAAAGTAGCCAAGATCGATGGAGAACAATTGGGAAGCAACGAATATGTGAATCAGCTTATAGCCGATGGACGGTTAACAAACTGCACTGTGGCCCAGTTGTGTCAGATTTTAAAAACGCATTTCGACGTAGAGCCGCCCAAATCTATGACCAAAGCCAAATTGGTGGACCGCATTAAGACACTGAGTTCTTAA
- the LOC6646886 gene encoding prefoldin subunit 3 encodes MTGIMDSVEMPKLPENQKTFAGIPEAVFLEEIDSFMAQPENENCEKVLQRLDEQHGKYRFMAYNLEARRRKLKSQIPDLERSLEMVNVLRKEDEDRETQFLLSDQVFIKTLVPPTKTVYLWLGASVMLEYPLDEAEALLKQNITSAVGNLKSVEHDQDFLRDQITTTEVNMARVYNWGVKKRQAAAKTNASSNQS; translated from the exons ATGACTGGAATCATGGACTCTGTGGAAATGCCCAAATTGCCGGAGAATCAAAAGACCTTTGCCGGCATACCAGAGGCGGTATTCCTG GAGGAGATCGACTCATTTATGGCCCAGCCAGAAAACGAGAACTGTGAGAAGGTTCTGCAGCGACTGGACGAACAGCATGGAAAATATCGATTCATGGCCTACAATTTGGAAGCTCGGCGTCGTAAGCTGAAATCTCAGATACCCGATTTGGAGCGTTCACTGGAAATGGTGAATGTGTTGCGTAAGGAGGATGAAGATCGTGAAACGCAATTTCTGCTGAGTGACCAGGTGTTTATTAAGACCTTGGTGCCTCCCACAAAAACCGTTTACCTCTGGTTGGGAGCCAGTGTAATGCTGGAGTATCCCTTGGATGAGGCCGAGGCACTGCTGAAGCAAAATATCACATCGGCTGTAGGCAATCTAAAGTCTGTCGAACATGACCAGGACTTTTTAAG GGATCAAATTACCACAACAGAAGTGAATATGGCTCGTGTCTACAACTGGGGTGTGAAAAAGCGGCAGGCCGCTGCCAAAACGAACGCAAGTAGTAACCAATCCTAA
- the LOC6646882 gene encoding neither inactivation nor afterpotential protein G, whose amino-acid sequence MGQRIQKILIVGALGIAFLAILAVLVCRLLEESIPNVLAVEERNYAFDYVIVGSGTAGSTLTSLLAKHSNGSVLLIEAGGAYGLLSRIPLLTTFQQKGINDWSFLSVPQKYSSRGLIEQRQCLPRGKGLGGSANLNYMLHFDGHGPDFDDWKLKLNLSNWGWRQISPFMKAATAKPMDMFEITSGYSKLTQALAQAEAEFMHKPLTFRRSRYNIKNGLRHSVVQQFLQPVMKNSRLRLLPQALVKSIKLSKKPMLHASSVLVGIKDDDHQKEQNFRIEIKRELIICAGAYQSPQLLQASGIGNRSRLLALNIPVQHDLPMVGQGLHDHFNLPLFVSINSIGPTLNQGALLSPVNLYHYLSSGTGHFGNFGVLGHVTRHTKRFPFGITFFGAGAIDEAALMSISNFKSPAFRALFPRFYNASQEGFVIISSCLQPKSRGSVQLLNKSMRRNPLIDPNYLSQDEDVACTIEALKTAVKLVTSEAFAELQPRIHWPKLQECSNFGPFERDFVDNQPSELYLECLMRHIGLSSHHPGGTCSLGSVVDEHLKLHGIANVRVVDASILPGPISGNPNTVIAAIAMRAASWILQSELQDFRTAQNQSE is encoded by the exons ATGGGACAACGAATTCAGA AAATCCTAATTGTGGGAGCCCTTGGAATTGCCTTTTTGGCTATTTTGGCGGTGCTGGTGTGTCGTCTGCTAGAAGAATCAATTCCCAATGTCTTGGCGGTAGAGGAACGGAACTATGCCTTTGACTATGTGATTG TTGGATCTGGCACTGCGGGCAGCACTTTGACCTCGCTACTGGCCAAGCATAGTAATGGATCAGTTCTGCTTATTGAGGCTGGCGGAGCATATGGCCTGCTAAGCAGGATTCCCCTGCTAACTACATTTCAACAAAAAGGGATTAATGACTGGTCCTTTCTCTCAGTTCCCCAAAAATACTCCTCACGGGGTCTTATCGAGCAACGTCAATGCTTGCCCCGGGGTAAAGGACTGGGTGGGTCAGCTAATCTTAATTATATGCTTCACTTTGATGGCCATGGGCCCGACTTTGATGACTGGAAATTGAAGCTGAATCTTTCAAACTGGGGTTGGCGGCAGATTTCACCGTTTATGAAAGCCGCGACGGCCAAGCCAATGGATATGTTTGAGATAACAAGTGGTTATTCCAAGTTAACTCAGGCTCTGGCGCAAGCCGAAGCGGAATTCATGCACAAACCTTTGACATTTCGACGTTCTCGGTATAATATTAAGAATGGATTGCGTCATTCGGTGGTGCAACAATTCTTACAGCCAGTTATGAAAAATTCCCGCCTGCGACTTCTTCCCCAGGCCCTAGTAAAATCCATAAAGCTGTCCAAGAAACCCATGCTGCATGCCAGCTCCGTGTTAGTGGGCATTAAGGATGATGATCACCAGAAGGAACAAAATTTTCGCATTGAGATTAAGCGGGAGTTGATAATCTGTGCTGGAGCCTACCAAAGTCCACAACTGCTACAGGCTTCTGGAATAGGCAACAGGTCAAGGTTATTGGCGCTAAATATCCCTGTGCAGCATGATCTACCCATGGTGGGACAGGGACTTCATGATCACTTCAATTTGCCTCTCTTCGTGTCCATCAATAGCATTGGACCCACTCTGAATCAGGGCGCCCTCTTGAGTCCTGTAAATCTGTATCACTACCTCAGCTCTGGAACTGGTCACTTTGGCAACTTTGGTGTCCTGGGACATGTGACCAGGCATACCAAACGGTTTCCCTTTGGAATAACCTTTTTTGGAGCCGGGGCCATAGATGAAGCCGCTCTCATGTCCATATCGAATTTCAAGAGTCCCGCCTTTCGTGCCCTTTTTCCTCGTTTTTATAATGCATCGCAAGAAGGTTTTGTCATCATATCGAGTTGCCTGCAGCCCAAGTCAAGGGGATCCGTGCAATTGCTGAACAAGAGCATGAGAAGGAATCCCTTAATTGATCCAAACTACCTAAGCCAAGACGAAGATGTGGCCTGCACCATAGAGGCACTTAAAACGGCAGTCAAG TTGGTCACCTCGGAAGCCTTTGCCGAGCTTCAGCCGCGTATTCATTGGCCCAAGCTTCAAGAATGCTCGAATTTTGGTCCTTTTGAAAGAGATTTCGTGGACAATCAGCCCTCGGAGCTTTACCTCGAGTGTCTGATGCGACACATTGGCCTCAGTTCCCATCATCCCGGTGGCACATGCTCCCTGGGCAGCGTAGTGGACGAGCACTTAAA ATTACATGGGATTGCAAATGTGCGAGTAGTGGATGCTAGTATTTTGCCTGGACCGATTTCGGGGAATCCCAACACAGTCATTGCAGCGATTGCCATGAGAGCAGCCTCTTGGATATTGCAAAGTGAATTACAAGATTTTCGCACAGCTCAAAATCAATCGGAATGA
- the LOC6646887 gene encoding 39S ribosomal protein L40, mitochondrial, producing the protein MSLLNALARLSLQNCGVAARMLHTTPILCAEPLKKKKKLDPQIIKQREDRKKKKIEKQIRRLEKNARQLKPVEELEVPIELLDEKDKRQRKLPPLSSAEQEQRALLKKQWARYKHDEKVSDFQIIDRLVQAQEKALQELRKESEELYRAAIEVDLQLVPVTIKGPVATPPIKNYASPDGDYIQQSSKWE; encoded by the exons ATGTCGCTTCTTAATGCTTTGGCCAG ATTAAGTCTCCAAAACTGCGGAGTCGCCGCCCGTATGCTCCACACAACGCCGATTCTGTGCGCCGAACCactgaagaagaagaagaagctgGATCCACAGATTATCAAACAGCGCGAGGACCGCAAGAAAAAGAAGATTGAGAAACAGATCCGACGGTTGGAGAAAAATGCCCGACAACTGAAGCCAGTGGAAGAGTTGGAAGTTCCTATAGAACTACTTGACGAAAAAGA CAAACGACAACGGAAACTCCCTCCCTTGAGCAGTGCCGAGCAAGAGCAGCGTGCATTGCTGAAGAAACAATGGGCCCGCTACAAACATGATGAGAAAGTGTCTGATTTTCAAATAATCGATCGCCTAGTGCAAGCCCAAGAAAAGGCACTGCAAGAGCTACGCAAGGAGTCGGAGGAACTGTATCGGGCAGCCATCGAAGTGGACCTTCAGCTTGTACCCGTTACCATTAAGGGTCCAGTGGCCACACCTCCCATTAAGAACTATGCTAGCCCAGATGGTGACTACATACAGCAGTCCTCAAAGTGGGAGTAG
- the LOC6646883 gene encoding sodium-coupled monocarboxylate transporter 1: MQTIDQILGELQRFSGPDYVAFVSMFLLCIGIGIYFGFMNKSVSEDDYMLGGRKMLVVPVAFSLVASFISGITLLGLPTEVYSYGTQYLYVSLGVLGMVFLMGVFFLPVFHDLNITSTYEYLEIRFDRRLRLYGSVMFVIMNIAYLPIVIYVPALAFNQVTGVAVHTITPIVCIICVFYTSLGGLKAVVWTDVVQAISMMGALALVAIKGSLDIGGAGVVIDRAWKTNRLEAPDFNPDPTVRHTFWCLFVGGTIYWTQTNAVSQNMIQRYLALPTLADARKALFIFCVGVLILMGLCSYNGLLIYATYENCDPLTTKLAKARDQLLPLFVMDTLGELPGMTGLFIAGVFSAALSSLSTCLNSMSAVVLEDFVKPYVKKPLSNSATNWIMRLVVVGVGALCVGLVYVVQHMGTVLQLTMSLEAITNGPLFGIFTLGIFLPWINGHSALLGGVMGVLAMSWVTLNAQWAIASGAISYQTKSLNVDQCDYSFNSTSLSHNSTHIMGTLAQDIFPLYRISYMWYTSLGAAITIAVALLSSFVFGKNNPNKIDPVLLTPCIRKYFSFGSATVVNAYKTDLNIPMQHKLRSDEVAL, translated from the exons ATGCAAACTATCGATCAAATCCTGGGTGAACTGCAGAGGTTCTCGGGGCCCGATTATGTAGCCTTCGTTTCCATGTTCCTGCTCtgcattggcattggcatcTACTTTGGGTTTATGAACAAATCGGTGTCGGAAGATGACTATATGCTGGGTGGACGAAAGATGTTGGTGGTGCCAGTAGCCTTCTCATTGGTGGCCAGCTTTATATCGGGCATAACCCTTCTGGGCTTGCCCACGGAGGTCTATTCGTATGGCACGCAATATCTATATGTTTCACTGGGAGTACTTGGAATGGTCTTTCTGATGGGTGTGTTCTTCTTGCCCGTTTTCCATGACTTGAATATCACATCCACCTATGAG TATCTGGAGATACGTTTCGATCGACGACTTCGTCTATATGGATCTGTGATGTTTGTCATCATGAAT ATAGCCTATCTTCCCATTGTGATATACGTGCCGGCATTGGCCTTCAATCAAGTCACTGGCGTCGCCGTCCATACGATCACCCCAATAGTGTGCATCATTTGTGTGTTCTACACGAGTTTGGGAGGACTCAAGGCTGTAGTTTGGACGGATGTTGTACAGGCGATCTCCATGATGGGCGCTCTGGCTCTGGTGGCCATTAAAGGTAGCTTGGATATAGGCGGAGCTGGTGTCGTAATTGATCGGGCATGGAAAACGAATCGCCTGGAGGCTCCCGA TTTCAATCCGGATCCAACTGTTCGTCATACCTTCTGGTGCTTGTTTGTGGGAGGGACTATCTATTGGACTCAGACCAATGCCGTCTCCCAGAATATGATACAACGGTATCTCGCGTTGCCCACTCTGGCTGATGCTCGCAAAGCTCTGTTCATCTTCTGTGTTGGAGTCTTAATTCTGATGGGCTTGTGTAGCTACAATGGTCTGTTGATCTATGCCACCTACGAGAACTGTGATCCTCTGACCACCAAG tTGGCCAAGGCTCGTGATCAGCTATTGCCGCTCTTTGTCATGGACACACTGGGTGAACTGCCGGGCATGACGGGTCTCTTTATAGCGGGTGTCTTTAGTGCTGCCTTAAGTTCGCTGTCCACATGCCTAAACTCCATGTCGGCAGTAGTTCTGGAGGATTTCGTAAAGCCTTATGTGAAGAAACCTCTCTCGAATTCCGCCACCAATTGGATCATGCGTCTGGTGGTCGTCGGCGTGGGGGCTCTGTGTGTCGGCCTTGTCTATGTGGTTCAGCATATGGGAACTGTGCTGCAGTTAACTATGAGCCTGGAAGCCATAACCAATGGTCCGCTCTTTGGCATTTTTACCCTTGGCATCTTCTTGCCCTGGATCAATGGCCAT AGTGCCCTGCTGGGTGGAGTTATGGGAGTCCTTGCCATGTCCTGGGTCACACTGAATGCCCAGTGGGCCATTGCCTCGGGAGCCATAAGCTATCAGACCAAATCTCTGAATGTAGATCAGTGTGATTACAGTTTCAACTCCACCAGTTTATCGCACAATTCTACCCACATTATGGGTACTTTGGCTCA GGATATATTTCCACTATATCGCATATCCTATATGTGGTATACCTCGCTTGGAGCTGCCATTACCATAGCAGTAGCTTTGCTGTCATCCTTTGTTTTTGGCAAGAATAATCCAAACAAAATTGATCCTGTCCTTTTGACGCCTTGCATTCGAAAGTACTTTAGCTTTGGTTCCGCTACAGTCGTG AATGCTTACAAAACCGATCTTAACATTCCCATGCAACATAAATTACGCAGCGATGAGGTGGCACTTTGA